One window from the genome of Nicotiana sylvestris chromosome 9, ASM39365v2, whole genome shotgun sequence encodes:
- the LOC104211439 gene encoding DUF724 domain-containing protein 3-like isoform X1 — MRRSRHQKYSHLTKGSTVEVTSDEEGFKGVWFEATVLGASSPGSKSKEVWVEYKSIVAEENGSELLKEVLHVSFVRPVPPVEKIERFELYDDVDAFHKDGWWTGVVTRVLEDSRYQVTFDNPPDELEFGVSELRFHQKWVKGKWVRPGKQRTGSLMFSVGENVEVSFDSEDRRDAWFPSTVLEHCGNSSFLVESYRRASDKKAIVEKVLVDSFHIRPIPPRIVNKFSLLEKVDALYDYGWWSGVITRELDDSRYIVFFKHTNKEMELNDSDLRPHMDWKDGQWFTNAREVSIPSDSQTKGSNNCNDTGILQKDVPLGKSTIMNDISEERTRHSAKSIEDPNEKPSTDDISLEKTSQKALSSCNAASLQAQELPKDGTETPKASLKACKLSAKPSETPCTKSPADYPSPNSEYAETNILAPVAGDDQPGNHSWKKRTRKNCQELGEEKRETLEKLQGAKFPKRGSKGIAIENAAEITQKLSKRKKADVPIIMGLECTKVRSSRTKRSRQIDNESLEPIGDQKQIDAAIDGIQGTKQLGDGDNTQKRKRGRPARKPISAPTDMGPNGDHSKDESSCPVELAIMVNEDGKEQLEVQLGHTRKRGRTRKMAVTKLSNEKTGQSLFQQHEKHYIKRGKRQTESVNIESQAQGSVDTSGVKTAESNRIASDGEEVFAEYNKLDDQPLAKWFEEMQSPTSADGSRVAPACDTEQCAEMREKQDMPIQTPVSGTPTTQTETQSLPFIKDSDVWSMFETMAIFQKFPQKPHFRPLELCKESKREGLAIGCMVTFSSIAEKTYRLHFDDSRSAIEEKLETLSDLEMHGFEVQPVRDQLTVLLSMKDKKEKLESQAADIGNQIIAHNTDKEKIEREIEENNKQIAELQCKNSVAISKKEVMDREIDSLRSQLEDIQADLKKCT, encoded by the exons ATGCGCAGAAGTAGGCACCAAAAATATTCTCATCTCACAAAAGGATCCACTGTAGAAGTAACCTCCGACGAAGAAGGGTTTAAGGGAGTGTGGTTCGAAGCCACAGTGCTCGGTGCGTCTTCCCCCGGTTCGAAGAGTAAAGAGGTTTGGGTCGAATACAAAAGTATTGTTGCTGAAGAAAATGGTTCAGAACTGTTAAAGGAGGTTTTGCATGTGTCTTTTGTTAGGCCGGTGCCTCCGGTTGAAAAAATTGAGAGGTTTGAGCTCTACGACGACGTAGATGCCTTTCATAAGGACGGTTGGTGGACCGGTGTCGTGACACGTGTTCTGGAAGATTCTAGATACCAAGTGACTTTCGATAACCCGCCTGACGAACTTGAATTTGGGGTTTCTGAGTTGAGATTTCACCAGAAATGGGTCAAAGGGAAATGGGTCCGACCCGGCAAGCAG AGAACAGGCTCATTGATGTTTAGTGTGGGAGAGAATGTGGAAGTATCATTTGATAGTGAGGATCGCCGTGATGCTTGGTTTCCTTCAACTGTCCTTGAACATTGTGGAAATAGCTCTTTTTTGGTGGAGAGCTATCGGCGAGCCTCTGACAAGAAGGCAATTGTTGAGAAAGTATTAGTTGATTCATTCCATATCCGACCTATTCCACCGCGAATCGTAAACAAATTCAGCTTGCTGGAAAAAGTGGATGCCCTTTATGATTATGGCTGGTGGAGTGGTGTCATCACAAGGGAGCTTGATGATAGTAGGTATATTGTCTTTTTTAAGCACACAAACAAGGAGATGGAGTTGAACGACTCGGATTTGAGACCTCACATGGATTGGAAGGATGGGCAATGGTTTACTAACGCTCGG GAAGTTTCAATTCCTTCAGATTCTCAGACTAAGGGGAGCAACAACTGCAATGACACTGGTATTTTACAAAAAGATGTTCCACTTGGAAAATCAACCATTATGAATGATATCTCTGAGGAAAGAACTCGACATTCTGCTAAGTCTATAGAGGATCCTAATGAGAAACCTTCAACTGATGATATTTCACTGGAGAAGACATCGCAGAAGGCCCTTTCCAGTTGTAATGCTGCTTCTTTGCAGGCCCAAGAGCTTCCCAAAGATGGAACTGAAACTCCAAAAGCGTCACTTAAAGCATGTAAACTTAGTGCTAAGCCTTCTGAAACACCCTGTACAAAGAGTCCCGCTGATTATCCCAGCCCAAATTCTGAATATGCTGAAACGAACATTTTAGCACCTGTAGCTGGAGATGACCAGCCTGGTAATCACTCTTGGAAGAAAAGAACT AGGAAGAACTGCCAGGAACTTGGTGAAGAAAAGCGCGAGACACTCGAGAAGTTGCAAGGTGCAAAATTTCCTAAAAGAG GTAGCAAGGGAATTGCAATAGAAAATGCTGCTGAAATTACTCAAAAACTATCTAAACGCAAAAAAGCTGATGTTCCTATCATCATGGGGCTGGAGTGTACTAAAGTTAGGAGCTCTAGGACTAAAAGATCTCGGCAAATTGATAATGAATCTTTGGAGCCTATTGGGGATCAGAAGCAGATTGATGCTGCCATAGATGGTATACAG GGGACCAAACAATTAGGCGATGGAGACAACACTCAGAAGAGAAAAAGGGGAAGGCCAGCAAGGAAACCAATTTCAGCCCCAACAG ATATGGGACCAAATGGAGATCATTCAAAAGATGAGAGCTCATGTCCTGTCGAGCTAGCAATTATGGTAAATGAAGATGGTAAAGAGCAACTAGAGGTTCAACTGGGGCATACCAGAAAAAGAGGCAGGACAAGGAAGATGGCCGTAACAAAATTGTCAAATGAGAAAACAGGTCAGTCTTTGTTCCAGCAGCATGAGAAGCATTATATAAAGCGGGGAAAGCGACAGACAGAAAGTGTAAATATTGAATCTCAAGCTCAAG GTTCTGTTGACACTTCTGGAGTGAAAACTGCTGAATCAAACAGGATTGCAAGCGATGGTGAGGAAGTTTTTGCTGAATACAACAAATTAGATGATCAACCCCTTGCAAAGTGGTTTGAAGAAATGCAGTCTCCaacttctgctgatggatcaa GAGTTGCACCTGCATGTGATACGGAGCAATGTGCTGAGATGAGGGAGAAACAAGACATGCCCATCCAAACTCCTGTCAGCGGGACCCCAACAACCCAAACTGAAACACAGAGCTTGCCTTTTATAAAAGATTCAGATGTTTGGTCAATGTTTGAAACCATGGCTATTTTCCAGAAATTTCCGCAGAAGCCCCACTTCCGTCCATTGGAACTCTGCAAAGAGAGTAAGCGTGAAGGACTAGCTATAGGTTGTATGGTGACTTTTTCAAGCATTGCAGAGAAGACTTATAGATTGCACTTTGACGACTCCAGAAGCGCTATTGAAGAAAAACTGGAGACTCTCAGCGACTTGGAAATGCATGGATTTGAAGTGCAGCCTGTAAGAGATCAGTTAACTGTGTTGTTGTCGATGAAAGATAAGAAGGAAAAGCTTGAATCACAGGCTGCAGATATTGGTAATCAGATTATCGCCCATAATACAGACAAAGAAAAAATTGAACGAGAGATTGAAGAGAACAACAAACAAATAGCAGAATTACAGTGTAAAAATTCTGTGGCTATTTCAAAGAAGGAGGTTATGGATCGTGAAATTGACAGTTTGAGGTCTCAGTTGGAGGATATTCAAGCAGACCTGAAGAAATGCACATAA
- the LOC104211439 gene encoding DUF724 domain-containing protein 3-like isoform X3 produces the protein MRRSRHQKYSHLTKGSTVEVTSDEEGFKGVWFEATVLGASSPGSKSKEVWVEYKSIVAEENGSELLKEVLHVSFVRPVPPVEKIERFELYDDVDAFHKDGWWTGVVTRVLEDSRYQVTFDNPPDELEFGVSELRFHQKWVKGKWVRPGKQRTGSLMFSVGENVEVSFDSEDRRDAWFPSTVLEHCGNSSFLVESYRRASDKKAIVEKVLVDSFHIRPIPPRIVNKFSLLEKVDALYDYGWWSGVITRELDDSRYIVFFKHTNKEMELNDSDLRPHMDWKDGQWFTNAREVSIPSDSQTKGSNNCNDTGILQKDVPLGKSTIMNDISEERTRHSAKSIEDPNEKPSTDDISLEKTSQKALSSCNAASLQAQELPKDGTETPKASLKACKLSAKPSETPCTKSPADYPSPNSEYAETNILAPVAGDDQPGNHSWKKRTRKNCQELGEEKRETLEKLQGAKFPKRGSKGIAIENAAEITQKLSKRKKADVPIIMGLECTKVRSSRTKRSRQIDNESLEPIGDQKQIDAAIDGIQGTKQLGDGDNTQKRKRGRPARKPISAPTDMGPNGDHSKDESSCPVELAIMVNEDGKEQLEVQLGHTRKRGRTRKMAVTKLSNEKTGSVDTSGVKTAESNRIASDGEEVFAEYNKLDDQPLAKWFEEMQSPTSADGSRVAPACDTEQCAEMREKQDMPIQTPVSGTPTTQTETQSLPFIKDSDVWSMFETMAIFQKFPQKPHFRPLELCKESKREGLAIGCMVTFSSIAEKTYRLHFDDSRSAIEEKLETLSDLEMHGFEVQPVRDQLTVLLSMKDKKEKLESQAADIGNQIIAHNTDKEKIEREIEENNKQIAELQCKNSVAISKKEVMDREIDSLRSQLEDIQADLKKCT, from the exons ATGCGCAGAAGTAGGCACCAAAAATATTCTCATCTCACAAAAGGATCCACTGTAGAAGTAACCTCCGACGAAGAAGGGTTTAAGGGAGTGTGGTTCGAAGCCACAGTGCTCGGTGCGTCTTCCCCCGGTTCGAAGAGTAAAGAGGTTTGGGTCGAATACAAAAGTATTGTTGCTGAAGAAAATGGTTCAGAACTGTTAAAGGAGGTTTTGCATGTGTCTTTTGTTAGGCCGGTGCCTCCGGTTGAAAAAATTGAGAGGTTTGAGCTCTACGACGACGTAGATGCCTTTCATAAGGACGGTTGGTGGACCGGTGTCGTGACACGTGTTCTGGAAGATTCTAGATACCAAGTGACTTTCGATAACCCGCCTGACGAACTTGAATTTGGGGTTTCTGAGTTGAGATTTCACCAGAAATGGGTCAAAGGGAAATGGGTCCGACCCGGCAAGCAG AGAACAGGCTCATTGATGTTTAGTGTGGGAGAGAATGTGGAAGTATCATTTGATAGTGAGGATCGCCGTGATGCTTGGTTTCCTTCAACTGTCCTTGAACATTGTGGAAATAGCTCTTTTTTGGTGGAGAGCTATCGGCGAGCCTCTGACAAGAAGGCAATTGTTGAGAAAGTATTAGTTGATTCATTCCATATCCGACCTATTCCACCGCGAATCGTAAACAAATTCAGCTTGCTGGAAAAAGTGGATGCCCTTTATGATTATGGCTGGTGGAGTGGTGTCATCACAAGGGAGCTTGATGATAGTAGGTATATTGTCTTTTTTAAGCACACAAACAAGGAGATGGAGTTGAACGACTCGGATTTGAGACCTCACATGGATTGGAAGGATGGGCAATGGTTTACTAACGCTCGG GAAGTTTCAATTCCTTCAGATTCTCAGACTAAGGGGAGCAACAACTGCAATGACACTGGTATTTTACAAAAAGATGTTCCACTTGGAAAATCAACCATTATGAATGATATCTCTGAGGAAAGAACTCGACATTCTGCTAAGTCTATAGAGGATCCTAATGAGAAACCTTCAACTGATGATATTTCACTGGAGAAGACATCGCAGAAGGCCCTTTCCAGTTGTAATGCTGCTTCTTTGCAGGCCCAAGAGCTTCCCAAAGATGGAACTGAAACTCCAAAAGCGTCACTTAAAGCATGTAAACTTAGTGCTAAGCCTTCTGAAACACCCTGTACAAAGAGTCCCGCTGATTATCCCAGCCCAAATTCTGAATATGCTGAAACGAACATTTTAGCACCTGTAGCTGGAGATGACCAGCCTGGTAATCACTCTTGGAAGAAAAGAACT AGGAAGAACTGCCAGGAACTTGGTGAAGAAAAGCGCGAGACACTCGAGAAGTTGCAAGGTGCAAAATTTCCTAAAAGAG GTAGCAAGGGAATTGCAATAGAAAATGCTGCTGAAATTACTCAAAAACTATCTAAACGCAAAAAAGCTGATGTTCCTATCATCATGGGGCTGGAGTGTACTAAAGTTAGGAGCTCTAGGACTAAAAGATCTCGGCAAATTGATAATGAATCTTTGGAGCCTATTGGGGATCAGAAGCAGATTGATGCTGCCATAGATGGTATACAG GGGACCAAACAATTAGGCGATGGAGACAACACTCAGAAGAGAAAAAGGGGAAGGCCAGCAAGGAAACCAATTTCAGCCCCAACAG ATATGGGACCAAATGGAGATCATTCAAAAGATGAGAGCTCATGTCCTGTCGAGCTAGCAATTATGGTAAATGAAGATGGTAAAGAGCAACTAGAGGTTCAACTGGGGCATACCAGAAAAAGAGGCAGGACAAGGAAGATGGCCGTAACAAAATTGTCAAATGAGAAAACAG GTTCTGTTGACACTTCTGGAGTGAAAACTGCTGAATCAAACAGGATTGCAAGCGATGGTGAGGAAGTTTTTGCTGAATACAACAAATTAGATGATCAACCCCTTGCAAAGTGGTTTGAAGAAATGCAGTCTCCaacttctgctgatggatcaa GAGTTGCACCTGCATGTGATACGGAGCAATGTGCTGAGATGAGGGAGAAACAAGACATGCCCATCCAAACTCCTGTCAGCGGGACCCCAACAACCCAAACTGAAACACAGAGCTTGCCTTTTATAAAAGATTCAGATGTTTGGTCAATGTTTGAAACCATGGCTATTTTCCAGAAATTTCCGCAGAAGCCCCACTTCCGTCCATTGGAACTCTGCAAAGAGAGTAAGCGTGAAGGACTAGCTATAGGTTGTATGGTGACTTTTTCAAGCATTGCAGAGAAGACTTATAGATTGCACTTTGACGACTCCAGAAGCGCTATTGAAGAAAAACTGGAGACTCTCAGCGACTTGGAAATGCATGGATTTGAAGTGCAGCCTGTAAGAGATCAGTTAACTGTGTTGTTGTCGATGAAAGATAAGAAGGAAAAGCTTGAATCACAGGCTGCAGATATTGGTAATCAGATTATCGCCCATAATACAGACAAAGAAAAAATTGAACGAGAGATTGAAGAGAACAACAAACAAATAGCAGAATTACAGTGTAAAAATTCTGTGGCTATTTCAAAGAAGGAGGTTATGGATCGTGAAATTGACAGTTTGAGGTCTCAGTTGGAGGATATTCAAGCAGACCTGAAGAAATGCACATAA
- the LOC104211439 gene encoding DUF724 domain-containing protein 3-like isoform X2 yields MRRSRHQKYSHLTKGSTVEVTSDEEGFKGVWFEATVLGASSPGSKSKEVWVEYKSIVAEENGSELLKEVLHVSFVRPVPPVEKIERFELYDDVDAFHKDGWWTGVVTRVLEDSRYQVTFDNPPDELEFGVSELRFHQKWVKGKWVRPGKQRTGSLMFSVGENVEVSFDSEDRRDAWFPSTVLEHCGNSSFLVESYRRASDKKAIVEKVLVDSFHIRPIPPRIVNKFSLLEKVDALYDYGWWSGVITRELDDSRYIVFFKHTNKEMELNDSDLRPHMDWKDGQWFTNAREVSIPSDSQTKGSNNCNDTGILQKDVPLGKSTIMNDISEERTRHSAKSIEDPNEKPSTDDISLEKTSQKALSSCNAASLQAQELPKDGTETPKASLKACKLSAKPSETPCTKSPADYPSPNSEYAETNILAPVAGDDQPGNHSWKKRTRKNCQELGEEKRETLEKLQGSKGIAIENAAEITQKLSKRKKADVPIIMGLECTKVRSSRTKRSRQIDNESLEPIGDQKQIDAAIDGIQGTKQLGDGDNTQKRKRGRPARKPISAPTDMGPNGDHSKDESSCPVELAIMVNEDGKEQLEVQLGHTRKRGRTRKMAVTKLSNEKTGQSLFQQHEKHYIKRGKRQTESVNIESQAQGSVDTSGVKTAESNRIASDGEEVFAEYNKLDDQPLAKWFEEMQSPTSADGSRVAPACDTEQCAEMREKQDMPIQTPVSGTPTTQTETQSLPFIKDSDVWSMFETMAIFQKFPQKPHFRPLELCKESKREGLAIGCMVTFSSIAEKTYRLHFDDSRSAIEEKLETLSDLEMHGFEVQPVRDQLTVLLSMKDKKEKLESQAADIGNQIIAHNTDKEKIEREIEENNKQIAELQCKNSVAISKKEVMDREIDSLRSQLEDIQADLKKCT; encoded by the exons ATGCGCAGAAGTAGGCACCAAAAATATTCTCATCTCACAAAAGGATCCACTGTAGAAGTAACCTCCGACGAAGAAGGGTTTAAGGGAGTGTGGTTCGAAGCCACAGTGCTCGGTGCGTCTTCCCCCGGTTCGAAGAGTAAAGAGGTTTGGGTCGAATACAAAAGTATTGTTGCTGAAGAAAATGGTTCAGAACTGTTAAAGGAGGTTTTGCATGTGTCTTTTGTTAGGCCGGTGCCTCCGGTTGAAAAAATTGAGAGGTTTGAGCTCTACGACGACGTAGATGCCTTTCATAAGGACGGTTGGTGGACCGGTGTCGTGACACGTGTTCTGGAAGATTCTAGATACCAAGTGACTTTCGATAACCCGCCTGACGAACTTGAATTTGGGGTTTCTGAGTTGAGATTTCACCAGAAATGGGTCAAAGGGAAATGGGTCCGACCCGGCAAGCAG AGAACAGGCTCATTGATGTTTAGTGTGGGAGAGAATGTGGAAGTATCATTTGATAGTGAGGATCGCCGTGATGCTTGGTTTCCTTCAACTGTCCTTGAACATTGTGGAAATAGCTCTTTTTTGGTGGAGAGCTATCGGCGAGCCTCTGACAAGAAGGCAATTGTTGAGAAAGTATTAGTTGATTCATTCCATATCCGACCTATTCCACCGCGAATCGTAAACAAATTCAGCTTGCTGGAAAAAGTGGATGCCCTTTATGATTATGGCTGGTGGAGTGGTGTCATCACAAGGGAGCTTGATGATAGTAGGTATATTGTCTTTTTTAAGCACACAAACAAGGAGATGGAGTTGAACGACTCGGATTTGAGACCTCACATGGATTGGAAGGATGGGCAATGGTTTACTAACGCTCGG GAAGTTTCAATTCCTTCAGATTCTCAGACTAAGGGGAGCAACAACTGCAATGACACTGGTATTTTACAAAAAGATGTTCCACTTGGAAAATCAACCATTATGAATGATATCTCTGAGGAAAGAACTCGACATTCTGCTAAGTCTATAGAGGATCCTAATGAGAAACCTTCAACTGATGATATTTCACTGGAGAAGACATCGCAGAAGGCCCTTTCCAGTTGTAATGCTGCTTCTTTGCAGGCCCAAGAGCTTCCCAAAGATGGAACTGAAACTCCAAAAGCGTCACTTAAAGCATGTAAACTTAGTGCTAAGCCTTCTGAAACACCCTGTACAAAGAGTCCCGCTGATTATCCCAGCCCAAATTCTGAATATGCTGAAACGAACATTTTAGCACCTGTAGCTGGAGATGACCAGCCTGGTAATCACTCTTGGAAGAAAAGAACT AGGAAGAACTGCCAGGAACTTGGTGAAGAAAAGCGCGAGACACTCGAGAAGTTGCAAG GTAGCAAGGGAATTGCAATAGAAAATGCTGCTGAAATTACTCAAAAACTATCTAAACGCAAAAAAGCTGATGTTCCTATCATCATGGGGCTGGAGTGTACTAAAGTTAGGAGCTCTAGGACTAAAAGATCTCGGCAAATTGATAATGAATCTTTGGAGCCTATTGGGGATCAGAAGCAGATTGATGCTGCCATAGATGGTATACAG GGGACCAAACAATTAGGCGATGGAGACAACACTCAGAAGAGAAAAAGGGGAAGGCCAGCAAGGAAACCAATTTCAGCCCCAACAG ATATGGGACCAAATGGAGATCATTCAAAAGATGAGAGCTCATGTCCTGTCGAGCTAGCAATTATGGTAAATGAAGATGGTAAAGAGCAACTAGAGGTTCAACTGGGGCATACCAGAAAAAGAGGCAGGACAAGGAAGATGGCCGTAACAAAATTGTCAAATGAGAAAACAGGTCAGTCTTTGTTCCAGCAGCATGAGAAGCATTATATAAAGCGGGGAAAGCGACAGACAGAAAGTGTAAATATTGAATCTCAAGCTCAAG GTTCTGTTGACACTTCTGGAGTGAAAACTGCTGAATCAAACAGGATTGCAAGCGATGGTGAGGAAGTTTTTGCTGAATACAACAAATTAGATGATCAACCCCTTGCAAAGTGGTTTGAAGAAATGCAGTCTCCaacttctgctgatggatcaa GAGTTGCACCTGCATGTGATACGGAGCAATGTGCTGAGATGAGGGAGAAACAAGACATGCCCATCCAAACTCCTGTCAGCGGGACCCCAACAACCCAAACTGAAACACAGAGCTTGCCTTTTATAAAAGATTCAGATGTTTGGTCAATGTTTGAAACCATGGCTATTTTCCAGAAATTTCCGCAGAAGCCCCACTTCCGTCCATTGGAACTCTGCAAAGAGAGTAAGCGTGAAGGACTAGCTATAGGTTGTATGGTGACTTTTTCAAGCATTGCAGAGAAGACTTATAGATTGCACTTTGACGACTCCAGAAGCGCTATTGAAGAAAAACTGGAGACTCTCAGCGACTTGGAAATGCATGGATTTGAAGTGCAGCCTGTAAGAGATCAGTTAACTGTGTTGTTGTCGATGAAAGATAAGAAGGAAAAGCTTGAATCACAGGCTGCAGATATTGGTAATCAGATTATCGCCCATAATACAGACAAAGAAAAAATTGAACGAGAGATTGAAGAGAACAACAAACAAATAGCAGAATTACAGTGTAAAAATTCTGTGGCTATTTCAAAGAAGGAGGTTATGGATCGTGAAATTGACAGTTTGAGGTCTCAGTTGGAGGATATTCAAGCAGACCTGAAGAAATGCACATAA
- the LOC104211439 gene encoding DUF724 domain-containing protein 6-like isoform X4: protein MGQREMGPTRQAGSLMFSVGENVEVSFDSEDRRDAWFPSTVLEHCGNSSFLVESYRRASDKKAIVEKVLVDSFHIRPIPPRIVNKFSLLEKVDALYDYGWWSGVITRELDDSRYIVFFKHTNKEMELNDSDLRPHMDWKDGQWFTNAREVSIPSDSQTKGSNNCNDTGILQKDVPLGKSTIMNDISEERTRHSAKSIEDPNEKPSTDDISLEKTSQKALSSCNAASLQAQELPKDGTETPKASLKACKLSAKPSETPCTKSPADYPSPNSEYAETNILAPVAGDDQPGNHSWKKRTRKNCQELGEEKRETLEKLQGAKFPKRGSKGIAIENAAEITQKLSKRKKADVPIIMGLECTKVRSSRTKRSRQIDNESLEPIGDQKQIDAAIDGIQGTKQLGDGDNTQKRKRGRPARKPISAPTDMGPNGDHSKDESSCPVELAIMVNEDGKEQLEVQLGHTRKRGRTRKMAVTKLSNEKTGQSLFQQHEKHYIKRGKRQTESVNIESQAQGSVDTSGVKTAESNRIASDGEEVFAEYNKLDDQPLAKWFEEMQSPTSADGSRVAPACDTEQCAEMREKQDMPIQTPVSGTPTTQTETQSLPFIKDSDVWSMFETMAIFQKFPQKPHFRPLELCKESKREGLAIGCMVTFSSIAEKTYRLHFDDSRSAIEEKLETLSDLEMHGFEVQPVRDQLTVLLSMKDKKEKLESQAADIGNQIIAHNTDKEKIEREIEENNKQIAELQCKNSVAISKKEVMDREIDSLRSQLEDIQADLKKCT, encoded by the exons ATGGGTCAAAGGGAAATGGGTCCGACCCGGCAAGCAG GCTCATTGATGTTTAGTGTGGGAGAGAATGTGGAAGTATCATTTGATAGTGAGGATCGCCGTGATGCTTGGTTTCCTTCAACTGTCCTTGAACATTGTGGAAATAGCTCTTTTTTGGTGGAGAGCTATCGGCGAGCCTCTGACAAGAAGGCAATTGTTGAGAAAGTATTAGTTGATTCATTCCATATCCGACCTATTCCACCGCGAATCGTAAACAAATTCAGCTTGCTGGAAAAAGTGGATGCCCTTTATGATTATGGCTGGTGGAGTGGTGTCATCACAAGGGAGCTTGATGATAGTAGGTATATTGTCTTTTTTAAGCACACAAACAAGGAGATGGAGTTGAACGACTCGGATTTGAGACCTCACATGGATTGGAAGGATGGGCAATGGTTTACTAACGCTCGG GAAGTTTCAATTCCTTCAGATTCTCAGACTAAGGGGAGCAACAACTGCAATGACACTGGTATTTTACAAAAAGATGTTCCACTTGGAAAATCAACCATTATGAATGATATCTCTGAGGAAAGAACTCGACATTCTGCTAAGTCTATAGAGGATCCTAATGAGAAACCTTCAACTGATGATATTTCACTGGAGAAGACATCGCAGAAGGCCCTTTCCAGTTGTAATGCTGCTTCTTTGCAGGCCCAAGAGCTTCCCAAAGATGGAACTGAAACTCCAAAAGCGTCACTTAAAGCATGTAAACTTAGTGCTAAGCCTTCTGAAACACCCTGTACAAAGAGTCCCGCTGATTATCCCAGCCCAAATTCTGAATATGCTGAAACGAACATTTTAGCACCTGTAGCTGGAGATGACCAGCCTGGTAATCACTCTTGGAAGAAAAGAACT AGGAAGAACTGCCAGGAACTTGGTGAAGAAAAGCGCGAGACACTCGAGAAGTTGCAAGGTGCAAAATTTCCTAAAAGAG GTAGCAAGGGAATTGCAATAGAAAATGCTGCTGAAATTACTCAAAAACTATCTAAACGCAAAAAAGCTGATGTTCCTATCATCATGGGGCTGGAGTGTACTAAAGTTAGGAGCTCTAGGACTAAAAGATCTCGGCAAATTGATAATGAATCTTTGGAGCCTATTGGGGATCAGAAGCAGATTGATGCTGCCATAGATGGTATACAG GGGACCAAACAATTAGGCGATGGAGACAACACTCAGAAGAGAAAAAGGGGAAGGCCAGCAAGGAAACCAATTTCAGCCCCAACAG ATATGGGACCAAATGGAGATCATTCAAAAGATGAGAGCTCATGTCCTGTCGAGCTAGCAATTATGGTAAATGAAGATGGTAAAGAGCAACTAGAGGTTCAACTGGGGCATACCAGAAAAAGAGGCAGGACAAGGAAGATGGCCGTAACAAAATTGTCAAATGAGAAAACAGGTCAGTCTTTGTTCCAGCAGCATGAGAAGCATTATATAAAGCGGGGAAAGCGACAGACAGAAAGTGTAAATATTGAATCTCAAGCTCAAG GTTCTGTTGACACTTCTGGAGTGAAAACTGCTGAATCAAACAGGATTGCAAGCGATGGTGAGGAAGTTTTTGCTGAATACAACAAATTAGATGATCAACCCCTTGCAAAGTGGTTTGAAGAAATGCAGTCTCCaacttctgctgatggatcaa GAGTTGCACCTGCATGTGATACGGAGCAATGTGCTGAGATGAGGGAGAAACAAGACATGCCCATCCAAACTCCTGTCAGCGGGACCCCAACAACCCAAACTGAAACACAGAGCTTGCCTTTTATAAAAGATTCAGATGTTTGGTCAATGTTTGAAACCATGGCTATTTTCCAGAAATTTCCGCAGAAGCCCCACTTCCGTCCATTGGAACTCTGCAAAGAGAGTAAGCGTGAAGGACTAGCTATAGGTTGTATGGTGACTTTTTCAAGCATTGCAGAGAAGACTTATAGATTGCACTTTGACGACTCCAGAAGCGCTATTGAAGAAAAACTGGAGACTCTCAGCGACTTGGAAATGCATGGATTTGAAGTGCAGCCTGTAAGAGATCAGTTAACTGTGTTGTTGTCGATGAAAGATAAGAAGGAAAAGCTTGAATCACAGGCTGCAGATATTGGTAATCAGATTATCGCCCATAATACAGACAAAGAAAAAATTGAACGAGAGATTGAAGAGAACAACAAACAAATAGCAGAATTACAGTGTAAAAATTCTGTGGCTATTTCAAAGAAGGAGGTTATGGATCGTGAAATTGACAGTTTGAGGTCTCAGTTGGAGGATATTCAAGCAGACCTGAAGAAATGCACATAA